One window of the Cryptomeria japonica chromosome 7, Sugi_1.0, whole genome shotgun sequence genome contains the following:
- the LOC131068808 gene encoding oleosin: MAEWCEGLMNKIHSHAPDLAQVFGSSKHLITGSILLLLAGLTAAGIAILSIVLAPVLILLSPILIPVGTVLFVTIAGLFLVGISMLGFILGVSWLYSYVRGRNPPGSDRVDYARLKIADTASHVKDYAMEYGAYLQGKVREVAPGA, encoded by the coding sequence ATGGCTGAATGGTGTGAGGGATTAATGAACAAAATTCACAGCCATGCTCCAGATTTGGCACAGGTTTTCGGTTCTTCGAAGCATCTGATAACGGGCTCAATTTTACTGCTTTTAGCGGGGCTTACTGCTGCAGGAATTGCAATATTGTCCATAGTTTTAGCCCCTGTTTTGATCCTGCTGAGTCCCATATTGATACCTGTGGGAACAGTGTTGTTTGTGACAATTGCAGGACTCTTTTTGGTGGGGATTTCTATGCTGGGATTCATTTTGGGTGTTTCATGGCTGTATAGCTATGTAAGGGGAAGGAACCCTCCTGGTTCTGACAGGGTGGATTATGCACGCTTGAAGATCGCCGATACTGCAAGCCATGTGAAGGATTATGCGATGGAATATGGTGCTTATTTGCAGGGCAAGGTTCGGGAGGTGGCACCAGGAGCTTGA